The following are encoded in a window of Pseudomonas sp. JQ170C genomic DNA:
- a CDS encoding MFS transporter codes for MIHSQSTRMAQPLASTPHAGIGDKIRGAMAVGKTRWVMLALVFFATTLNYIDRAALGVMQPILAKEMSWTAMDYANINFWFQVGYAIGFVLQGRLIDRIGVKRVFFCAVLLWSLATGAHGLATSAVGFMVCRFILGLTEAANYPACVKTTRLWFPAGERAVATGIFNAGTNVGAMFTPMLLPLILTVWGWQAAFMGMAALGLVWVVFWGLKYYNPENHPSVSQEELAYVQSELEPEQTRVPFSRILRMRGTWAFALAYSITAPVFWFYLYWLPPFLNQQYNLGISVTQMGIPLIVIYLSADFGSVGGGILSSFLIGRGMAPVKARLLSMLLFAATIVSVIFAAGASSLWVAVLAISLAIAAHQAWTANIWSLVMDYTPKHMMSTVFGFGGMCAAIGGMFMTQLVGYILTTTNNNYTLLFTMIPAMYFIALVWMYLTAPRKVPKVEA; via the coding sequence ATGATCCATTCACAAAGCACCCGCATGGCCCAGCCGCTGGCCAGCACCCCGCACGCCGGCATCGGCGACAAAATCCGTGGCGCCATGGCGGTGGGCAAGACCCGTTGGGTCATGCTGGCCCTGGTGTTCTTCGCCACCACCCTGAACTACATCGACCGCGCCGCCCTGGGCGTCATGCAGCCGATCCTGGCCAAGGAAATGAGCTGGACGGCGATGGATTACGCCAACATCAACTTCTGGTTCCAGGTGGGCTACGCCATCGGCTTCGTCCTCCAGGGCCGGTTGATCGACCGCATCGGCGTCAAGCGCGTGTTCTTCTGCGCCGTACTGCTCTGGAGCCTGGCGACCGGTGCCCATGGCCTGGCGACTTCGGCGGTGGGCTTCATGGTCTGCCGGTTCATCCTCGGCCTCACCGAAGCGGCCAACTACCCCGCCTGCGTCAAGACCACGCGCCTGTGGTTCCCGGCCGGCGAGCGGGCTGTGGCGACCGGCATCTTCAACGCCGGCACCAACGTGGGCGCGATGTTCACCCCGATGCTGCTGCCGCTGATCCTCACCGTGTGGGGCTGGCAGGCTGCGTTCATGGGCATGGCCGCACTGGGCCTGGTGTGGGTGGTGTTCTGGGGCCTGAAGTACTACAACCCCGAGAACCACCCGAGCGTCAGCCAGGAAGAACTTGCCTACGTGCAAAGTGAATTGGAGCCGGAACAAACCCGCGTGCCGTTCTCGCGGATCCTGCGCATGCGGGGCACCTGGGCCTTCGCCCTGGCCTACTCGATCACCGCGCCAGTGTTCTGGTTCTACCTGTACTGGCTGCCGCCGTTTCTCAATCAGCAGTACAACCTGGGTATCAGCGTGACCCAGATGGGCATCCCGCTGATCGTCATCTACCTGAGCGCTGACTTCGGCAGCGTCGGCGGCGGCATTCTCTCGTCGTTCCTGATCGGTCGCGGCATGGCCCCGGTCAAGGCGCGCCTGCTGTCGATGCTGCTGTTCGCCGCCACCATCGTCAGCGTGATCTTCGCCGCCGGCGCCAGCAGCCTGTGGGTCGCGGTACTGGCCATCTCCCTGGCCATTGCCGCCCACCAGGCCTGGACAGCCAACATCTGGAGCCTGGTGATGGACTACACCCCCAAGCACATGATGAGCACGGTGTTCGGTTTCGGCGGCATGTGCGCGGCCATCGGCGGAATGTTCATGACCCAGTTGGTGGGCTACATCCTGACCACCACCAACAACAATTACACCCTGCTGTTCACCATGATCCCGGCCATGTACTTCATCGCCCTGGTCTGGATGTACCTGACGGCCCCCCGCAAGGTGCCCAAGGTCGAAGCCTAA
- the quiC gene encoding 3-dehydroshikimate dehydratase QuiC, with product MQRSIATVSLSGTLPEKLEAIAAAGFDGVEIFENDLLYYAGSPREIRQRCADLGLAITLFQPFRDFEGCRRDRLVRNLDRAERKFDLMQELGTDLVLVCSNVAADSLGEREVLIDDLRLLAERAGARDLRIGYEALAWGRHVNTWEQVWDIVKAGDHPSLGMILDSFHTLSIKGDPRGIAQVPGDKIFFVQMADAPVLAMDVLEWSRHFRCFPGQGEFDLAGFLAPILASGYRGPLSLEIFNDGFRAAPPRANAADGLRSLLYLEEKTRQRLEQDNPQPLDDLLFAPPAASAYDGIEFLEFAVDDALGAKLGNWLERLGFTRAGAHRSKNVSLLRQGDINLILNAEPYSFAHNFFESHGPSLCATAIRVKDSAQALARAVAYHGQPYRGLVGPNERELAAVRAPDGSLIYLVDQDAEGRTIYDTDFSQLQPSGNSLGLKRIDHMALALPADGLDSWALFYKSLLDFTADDEVVLPDPYGLVKSRALRSRCSSIRLPLNISENRNTAIAHALSHYRGSGVHHIAFDCDDIFAAVKQAKEAGVALLDIPLNYYDDLAARFDFDDEFLSELAYYNVLYDRDAQGGELFHVYTEPFEERFFFEVLQRRNGYSGYGAANVAVRLAAMAKARAGAPAQARL from the coding sequence ATGCAGCGTTCGATTGCCACTGTGTCCTTGAGCGGTACCTTGCCTGAAAAACTCGAAGCCATAGCCGCCGCGGGGTTCGACGGGGTCGAGATCTTCGAGAATGACTTGCTGTACTACGCCGGCAGCCCGCGGGAAATCCGCCAGCGCTGCGCCGATCTGGGCCTGGCAATCACCCTGTTTCAACCGTTCCGCGACTTCGAGGGCTGCCGCCGCGACCGCCTGGTACGCAACCTGGACCGGGCCGAGCGCAAGTTCGACCTGATGCAGGAGCTGGGCACCGATCTGGTGCTGGTGTGCAGCAACGTCGCCGCCGATTCCCTGGGCGAACGCGAGGTGTTGATCGATGACCTGCGCCTGCTGGCCGAACGTGCCGGGGCGCGGGATCTGCGCATTGGTTACGAGGCGCTGGCCTGGGGTCGTCATGTGAACACCTGGGAGCAGGTCTGGGACATCGTCAAGGCGGGCGATCATCCAAGCCTGGGCATGATTCTCGACAGTTTCCACACCTTGTCGATCAAAGGTGATCCGCGCGGCATTGCCCAGGTGCCGGGCGACAAGATCTTTTTCGTGCAAATGGCCGATGCACCCGTGCTGGCCATGGATGTGCTGGAGTGGAGCCGCCATTTCCGTTGCTTCCCGGGGCAGGGCGAATTCGACCTGGCCGGGTTCCTGGCGCCGATCCTGGCCAGCGGTTATCGCGGGCCGTTGTCGCTGGAAATCTTCAACGACGGTTTCCGCGCAGCGCCACCACGGGCCAATGCCGCCGACGGCCTGCGCTCGCTGTTGTACCTGGAAGAGAAGACCCGCCAGCGCCTCGAGCAGGACAACCCGCAACCGCTGGACGACTTGCTGTTCGCCCCGCCCGCCGCCAGCGCCTACGACGGCATCGAGTTCCTTGAGTTCGCCGTGGACGACGCACTGGGCGCCAAGCTGGGCAATTGGCTGGAGCGCCTGGGCTTTACCCGCGCCGGTGCGCACCGCTCGAAGAACGTCAGCTTGCTGCGCCAGGGTGACATCAACCTGATCCTCAACGCCGAACCCTATTCGTTCGCCCACAACTTCTTTGAAAGCCATGGTCCGTCGTTGTGTGCCACGGCGATCCGGGTCAAGGACAGCGCCCAGGCCCTGGCCCGGGCCGTGGCCTATCACGGCCAGCCGTATCGCGGCCTGGTCGGGCCCAACGAACGTGAACTGGCCGCGGTGCGGGCGCCGGATGGCAGCCTGATCTACCTCGTCGATCAGGACGCCGAAGGCCGCACCATCTACGACACCGACTTCAGCCAGTTGCAGCCGTCGGGCAACAGCCTGGGGCTCAAACGCATCGACCACATGGCCCTGGCCCTGCCGGCCGATGGCCTGGACAGCTGGGCGCTGTTCTACAAGAGCCTGCTGGACTTCACCGCCGACGACGAGGTGGTACTGCCCGACCCTTACGGCCTGGTGAAAAGCCGTGCGCTGCGCAGTCGCTGCAGCTCGATCCGCCTGCCGCTGAACATCTCGGAAAACCGCAATACCGCCATTGCCCATGCGCTGTCGCACTATCGCGGCTCGGGTGTGCACCACATTGCGTTCGACTGCGACGATATCTTTGCGGCGGTCAAGCAGGCCAAGGAGGCGGGCGTGGCGTTGCTCGACATCCCGCTCAACTACTACGACGACCTGGCCGCACGCTTTGACTTCGACGACGAGTTCCTCAGCGAACTGGCCTACTACAACGTGCTCTACGACCGCGACGCCCAGGGCGGCGAGCTGTTCCATGTGTACACCGAGCCGTTCGAGGAGCGTTTTTTCTTCGAGGTGCTGCAGCGTCGCAATGGCTACAGTGGCTATGGCGCGGCCAACGTGGCCGTGCGTCTGGCCGCCATGGCCAAGGCGCGGGCCGGTGCGCCGGCGCAGGCCCGTTTGTAG
- a CDS encoding TetR family transcriptional regulator produces the protein MTTTPALFAAPEPAARKGRKNNPEKTRENILQAAISEFVQQGLAGARVDSIAERTQTSKRMIYYYFNSKEQLYVEVLEKLYGDIRNTESSLNLAELEPRQGIRRLVEFTFDHHDRNVDFVRIVCNENMHHGEYVKCSSTIRSMNKTVLTALDEILHRGAEQGLFRQGLQALDVHLLISSFCFYRVSNRHTFGELFQVDFEDEAIKDRHREMICESVLRYLQA, from the coding sequence ATGACGACTACCCCAGCACTTTTCGCAGCCCCGGAACCGGCGGCGCGCAAAGGCCGCAAGAACAACCCGGAAAAAACCCGCGAGAACATTCTTCAAGCGGCGATCAGCGAGTTCGTCCAGCAGGGGCTGGCCGGGGCGCGGGTCGATTCGATCGCCGAGCGCACCCAGACCTCCAAGCGGATGATCTACTACTACTTCAACAGCAAGGAGCAGTTGTACGTCGAGGTGCTGGAGAAGCTCTACGGTGATATCCGCAACACTGAAAGCAGCCTGAACCTGGCCGAGCTGGAACCGCGCCAGGGCATTCGCCGGTTGGTGGAATTCACCTTCGATCACCATGATCGCAATGTCGATTTCGTGCGCATCGTCTGCAACGAGAACATGCACCACGGCGAGTACGTGAAGTGCTCCTCGACCATCCGCTCAATGAACAAGACGGTGCTTACCGCGCTGGACGAGATCCTGCACCGCGGTGCCGAGCAAGGCCTGTTCCGCCAGGGGCTGCAAGCGCTGGATGTGCACCTGCTGATCAGCTCGTTCTGTTTTTACCGGGTATCGAACCGGCACACCTTTGGTGAGCTGTTCCAGGTCGATTTCGAGGATGAGGCGATCAAGGATCGCCATCGCGAGATGATCTGCGAGTCGGTGCTGCGGTATTTGCAGGCGTGA